The genomic segment CGCCGTTCTTCTGGCCATTGAGAACGCCCCGCCCAACAAGCGCGCCTGGTACGGGATGTTCCCGCAGCTTGGCGCGCCGGTCGGGCTGTTCCTTTCCGGCTGCGTGTTCTATCTGCTCACCCGCGGCCTCAGCGACCAGCAGTTCTTCGCCTGGGGATGGAGGCTGCCGTTCCTGGCCAGTTCCCTGCTCGTGTTTTTGGGCCTTTATGTACGGCTCGCCATCCACGAGACGCCGGCCTTCCGCAAGATTCTGGAGAAGGGCTCGCAGGTGAAGCTGCCCCTTATTGCCGTGATCCGCGGGCATTTCAAAGCTCTGGTGGCCGGAACTCTGCTTTGCCTTGCCACCTTCGTCCTGTTCTACCTGATCACAGTATTTGCGCTTTCCTGGGGAACGTCCCCGCAGGGCCTGGGCTATCCCAAGAGCCAGTTCCTGCTGATGCAGATCTTCGACGTGGGCTTCTTTGCGCTGTTCATCCCCATTTCGGCGTTGCTGGCCGAGCGCGGCCGCCGCTCCACCATGATGTGGATTACCGGAGCTATCTTCCTGTTTGGGTTGGTGATGGCTCCTATTTTCAGCGCTGGCCCGGGCGGCGCGCTGGGTATGATGGCGCTGGGCCAGTTGCTGATGGGCATGACCTACGGGCCGCTGGGGACAATTGTCTCGGAGCTTTTCCCGACGTCGGTGCGCTACTCCGGCAGCTCGCTGGCGTTCAACTTTGCGGGAATCTTCGGAGCGTCGCTGGCGCCCTATATTGCCACCTGGCTGGCGAAGAACTATGGGCTTCAATACGTCGGCTACTACCTTTGCGGGGCGACGGTGCTGACCATGATTGGCCTGCTCATGATCCGGGAGACCAAAGACGACGATCTGCACGCCTGAGGCACCTGCGGTGCGGCCAACTGCGGCTTCGCCGCGGGCTGGGCGGGGTTCGGTGGTTTCCCACATCTCCAAAACCGGGAGATGTGGGGCACTCGGGTTTTGTGCTGCTCGGAGCTTCCTTCCCCGGTCCCCAAAATGCGAGGGACCGGGGGCACCCGACGGTGCGGCGGGCTGCGG from the Occallatibacter riparius genome contains:
- a CDS encoding MFS transporter; the encoded protein is MNRIEASSPKVNSPAQVLVASLIGTTIEFFDFYIYANAAVLVFPRLFFPSTNPAAATLASLATFGIAFVARPIGSALFGHFGDRIGRKATLVIALLTMGLSTVGIGLLPTYHSIGLIAPLLLSLCRFGQGIGLGGEWGGAVLLAIENAPPNKRAWYGMFPQLGAPVGLFLSGCVFYLLTRGLSDQQFFAWGWRLPFLASSLLVFLGLYVRLAIHETPAFRKILEKGSQVKLPLIAVIRGHFKALVAGTLLCLATFVLFYLITVFALSWGTSPQGLGYPKSQFLLMQIFDVGFFALFIPISALLAERGRRSTMMWITGAIFLFGLVMAPIFSAGPGGALGMMALGQLLMGMTYGPLGTIVSELFPTSVRYSGSSLAFNFAGIFGASLAPYIATWLAKNYGLQYVGYYLCGATVLTMIGLLMIRETKDDDLHA